From a single Sinomonas atrocyanea genomic region:
- a CDS encoding VIT1/CCC1 transporter family protein, with protein sequence MHTTTPQEPGHRREPTPADIRRWRQYLADEKAEAAIYRSLASRRTGEERDILLGLAEAERRHEAHWLALLGDKVGRPRPASLRSQLIGFLARHFGSVFVLAMAQRAEGRSPYATDPSATPAMAADERIHEEVVRGLAVRGRTRLSGMFRAAVFGANDGLVSNLSLVAGMAASGVASHVVLLSGVAGLLAGALSMGAGEFISVRSQRELLSASRPTQVTLAAAPDLDLTANELVLVYKARGMSQEAAEHRAAERLGYYACDCDPSLSLHPEAETSEDEHEAIGSAWGAAGASFCFFASGAIVPILPFLFGMVGIPALVVAAALVGLALLGTGAIVGLLAGASPLTRALRQLAIGFGAAAVTYVLGFLFGVGMG encoded by the coding sequence ATGCACACCACCACCCCTCAGGAGCCCGGCCACCGTCGGGAGCCCACCCCGGCCGACATCCGCCGCTGGCGCCAGTACCTCGCCGATGAGAAGGCCGAGGCGGCGATCTACCGCTCCCTCGCGAGCCGCCGGACGGGCGAGGAGCGCGACATCCTCCTGGGCCTGGCCGAGGCCGAGCGCCGGCACGAGGCGCACTGGCTGGCCCTGCTCGGCGACAAGGTGGGCCGCCCGCGCCCGGCGTCGCTGCGCAGCCAGCTGATCGGCTTCCTGGCGCGGCACTTCGGCAGCGTGTTCGTGCTCGCGATGGCCCAGCGCGCCGAGGGCCGCTCCCCCTACGCGACCGATCCCTCCGCCACGCCCGCGATGGCCGCGGACGAGCGCATCCACGAGGAGGTGGTCCGAGGCCTCGCGGTCCGCGGCCGCACGCGCCTTTCCGGCATGTTCCGCGCGGCCGTGTTCGGCGCCAACGACGGCCTCGTCAGCAACCTCTCCCTCGTGGCGGGGATGGCCGCGTCCGGGGTGGCGAGCCACGTGGTGCTGCTCTCCGGCGTCGCGGGGCTGCTCGCCGGCGCGCTCTCGATGGGCGCGGGCGAGTTCATCTCGGTCCGGTCCCAGCGCGAGCTCCTCTCGGCCTCCCGGCCCACGCAGGTCACCCTTGCTGCGGCGCCGGACCTCGACCTCACGGCCAACGAGCTCGTGCTCGTCTACAAGGCGCGCGGCATGAGCCAGGAGGCCGCCGAGCACCGCGCCGCCGAGCGCCTCGGCTACTACGCGTGCGACTGCGACCCGAGCCTGTCCCTGCACCCCGAGGCCGAGACGTCCGAGGACGAGCACGAGGCCATCGGCTCCGCCTGGGGCGCCGCGGGCGCGAGCTTCTGCTTCTTCGCCTCCGGCGCGATCGTGCCGATCCTGCCGTTCCTGTTCGGGATGGTCGGGATCCCGGCCCTCGTCGTGGCCGCCGCGCTCGTGGGCCTCGCGCTCCTGGGCACCGGCGCGATCGTGGGCCTGCTCGCCGGCGCCTCCCCCCTCACCCGCGCCCTCCGCCAGCTCGCGATCGGCTTCGGCGCCGCCGCGGTCACGTACGTGCTCGGGTTCCTCTTCGGCGTCGGCATGGGCTAG
- a CDS encoding cupin domain-containing protein, whose translation MKALPVEPSNAPVAIGSRIRAARQSQRMTIEQVADATGLTKGFLSRVERDLTSPSVASLVTLCQVLSLSIGELFAQPETHLTRAAEAPRISLGGEGIVERLLTARSERRVQVLQADIEPRGAGESELYAVDCDVDVLHVVRGRIDLIMANERYSLAAGDTLTFPGREPHTWVNPSDEPARLLWVLVPAASR comes from the coding sequence ATGAAAGCACTGCCCGTCGAGCCGAGCAACGCCCCGGTGGCGATCGGCTCCCGCATCCGCGCCGCCCGGCAGTCCCAGCGCATGACCATCGAGCAGGTGGCCGACGCGACCGGCCTCACCAAGGGCTTCCTCTCGCGCGTGGAGCGCGACCTCACCTCGCCCTCGGTCGCCTCGCTCGTGACGCTGTGCCAGGTCCTCTCGCTCTCGATCGGCGAGCTCTTCGCCCAGCCGGAGACGCACCTCACGCGGGCTGCCGAGGCGCCGCGGATCTCGCTCGGGGGAGAGGGCATCGTCGAGCGGCTGCTCACGGCCCGCTCCGAGCGACGAGTGCAGGTGCTCCAGGCGGACATCGAGCCGCGCGGCGCCGGCGAGTCGGAGCTGTACGCGGTGGACTGCGATGTGGACGTGCTCCATGTGGTGCGCGGGCGGATCGACCTCATCATGGCCAACGAGCGCTACTCCCTCGCCGCGGGGGACACCCTGACGTTCCCCGGCCGCGAGCCGCACACGTGGGTCAACCCGTCGGATGAGCCGGCACGCCTCCTGTGGGTCCTCGTGCCCGCCGCCTCCCGCTGA